The Solanum pennellii chromosome 11, SPENNV200 genome contains a region encoding:
- the LOC107003483 gene encoding fatty acyl-CoA reductase 1-like isoform X2, translating to MDPFLEGKTIFITGATGFLAKILVEKILRIQPNVRKLFLLIRASDTKSVRKRFNDEVMQTELFSVLREKIGANNLISLIEEKVFPVAGDISFEDFGIDNSDMKNKMFKEIDIIINSAATTRFDERYDIAMDINVLGALNVLKFAKRCENVKIIVHVSTAYVCGEGEGVIPEKSFTLGETLNKNSKLNIDVEREVIDEKLKELEAQSLTTKEVTIAMRDLGIQRANLHGWPNTYSFTKAMGEMLLGHYKEELKLVIIRPTIITSTYKEPFPGWIEGVKTVDSFILAYGKGVMNFCFGDPNTKLDMIVELANLLLWHRFDKIHKDLKRKIDMAIRLSELYKPYLLFHGSFDDANTKRLRMTMKEHKMDDVLNFDPSCINWEDYFMKTHLPGAVNHIF from the exons ATGGATCCTTTTTTAGAAGGCAAGACTATTTTCATTACTGGTGCCACTGGATTTCTTGCAAAGA TTCTGGTAGAGAAGATACTTCGTATTCAACCAAATGTGAGAAAATTATTCCTTCTAATAAGAGCTTCAGACACAAAATCCGTCAGAAAACGTTTTAATGATGAG GTTATGCAGACTGAATTATTTAGTGTTCTAAGAGAAAAAATAGGTGCAAATAACCTAATTTCTCTCATAGAAGAGAAAGTATTTCCAGTTGCTGGTGACATTTCATTTGAGGATTTTGGAATTGATAATTcagatatgaaaaataaaatgttcaaaGAAATTGATATAATCATAAACTCAGCAGCAACTACTAGATTTGATGAgag ATATGATATTGCAATGGATATCAATGTACTAGGTGCTCTTAATGTCCTCAAATTTGCTAAAAGATGTGAAAATGTGAAGATTATTGTTCATGTATCCACTG CTTATGTGTGTGGAGAAGGTGAAGGAGTAATACCAGAGAAATCATTCACTTTAGGTGAAACACTcaataaaaactcaaaattaaacATTGATGTGGAAAGGGAAGTGATAGATGAAAAACTCAAGGAGCTTGAAGCTCAAAGCTTGACAACAAAGGAAGTCACAATTGCCATGAGAGATCTAGGCATTCAAAG GGCAAATTTGCATGGGTGGCCAAATACATATTCCTTCACAAAGGCAATGGGAGAGATGCTTTTAGGACACTATAAGGAAGAATTAAAACTTGTTATAATACGTCCAACGATTATTACTAGTACTTATAAAGAGCCATTTCCAGGATGGATCGAAGGTGTAAA AACAGTGGATTCCTTTATTTTGGCATATGGTAAAGGAGTAATGAATTTCTGCTTTGGTGACCCAAACACAAAACTTGATAtg aTAGTAGAGTTGGCAAATTTATTATTATGGCATCGTTTTGACAAAATTCACAAGGATTTGAAAAGGAAGATTGATATGGCTATACGTTTATCTGAACTCTACAAACCTTACTTGCTATTCCATGGAAG cttTGATGATGCTAATACAAAGAGATTGAGAATGACAATGAAAGAACACAAGATGGATGATGTGCTCAATTTTGATCCAAGTTGCATTAATTGGGAAGattatttcatgaaaactcaCCTTCCTGGTGCTGTTAATCACATTTTTTAG
- the LOC107003483 gene encoding fatty acyl-CoA reductase 1-like isoform X1: MDPFLEGKTIFITGATGFLAKILVEKILRIQPNVRKLFLLIRASDTKSVRKRFNDEVMQTELFSVLREKIGANNLISLIEEKVFPVAGDISFEDFGIDNSDMKNKMFKEIDIIINSAATTRFDERYDIAMDINVLGALNVLKFAKRCENVKIIVHVSTAYVCGEGEGVIPEKSFTLGETLNKNSKLNIDVEREVIDEKLKELEAQSLTTKEVTIAMRDLGIQRANLHGWPNTYSFTKAMGEMLLGHYKEELKLVIIRPTIITSTYKEPFPGWIEGVKTVDSFILAYGKGVMNFCFGDPNTKLDMIPGDMVVNSILASIIAHVENDKYYSSKELIYHISSSKINPLKTSNILLFLYNYFTKNPWMNKDGNIIKVEKPTLFSSMDSFRKYISTYYWPLLKIVELANLLLWHRFDKIHKDLKRKIDMAIRLSELYKPYLLFHGSFDDANTKRLRMTMKEHKMDDVLNFDPSCINWEDYFMKTHLPGAVNHIF, encoded by the exons ATGGATCCTTTTTTAGAAGGCAAGACTATTTTCATTACTGGTGCCACTGGATTTCTTGCAAAGA TTCTGGTAGAGAAGATACTTCGTATTCAACCAAATGTGAGAAAATTATTCCTTCTAATAAGAGCTTCAGACACAAAATCCGTCAGAAAACGTTTTAATGATGAG GTTATGCAGACTGAATTATTTAGTGTTCTAAGAGAAAAAATAGGTGCAAATAACCTAATTTCTCTCATAGAAGAGAAAGTATTTCCAGTTGCTGGTGACATTTCATTTGAGGATTTTGGAATTGATAATTcagatatgaaaaataaaatgttcaaaGAAATTGATATAATCATAAACTCAGCAGCAACTACTAGATTTGATGAgag ATATGATATTGCAATGGATATCAATGTACTAGGTGCTCTTAATGTCCTCAAATTTGCTAAAAGATGTGAAAATGTGAAGATTATTGTTCATGTATCCACTG CTTATGTGTGTGGAGAAGGTGAAGGAGTAATACCAGAGAAATCATTCACTTTAGGTGAAACACTcaataaaaactcaaaattaaacATTGATGTGGAAAGGGAAGTGATAGATGAAAAACTCAAGGAGCTTGAAGCTCAAAGCTTGACAACAAAGGAAGTCACAATTGCCATGAGAGATCTAGGCATTCAAAG GGCAAATTTGCATGGGTGGCCAAATACATATTCCTTCACAAAGGCAATGGGAGAGATGCTTTTAGGACACTATAAGGAAGAATTAAAACTTGTTATAATACGTCCAACGATTATTACTAGTACTTATAAAGAGCCATTTCCAGGATGGATCGAAGGTGTAAA AACAGTGGATTCCTTTATTTTGGCATATGGTAAAGGAGTAATGAATTTCTGCTTTGGTGACCCAAACACAAAACTTGATAtg ATTCCAGGTGATATGGTTGTGAACTCGATACTTGCATCAATTATAGCACATgttgaaaatgataaatattattcttctaaagaattaatatatcatataaGTTCTTCGAAAATAAATCCCCTAAAAACTTCAAATATTCTATTattcttatataattatttcacaAAAAATCCATGGATGAACAAAGATGGAAATATCATCAAAGTGGAGAAGCCTACATTATTTAGTAGCATGGATAGCTTTCGAAAATACATCTCAACCTATTATTGGCCATTATTAAag aTAGTAGAGTTGGCAAATTTATTATTATGGCATCGTTTTGACAAAATTCACAAGGATTTGAAAAGGAAGATTGATATGGCTATACGTTTATCTGAACTCTACAAACCTTACTTGCTATTCCATGGAAG cttTGATGATGCTAATACAAAGAGATTGAGAATGACAATGAAAGAACACAAGATGGATGATGTGCTCAATTTTGATCCAAGTTGCATTAATTGGGAAGattatttcatgaaaactcaCCTTCCTGGTGCTGTTAATCACATTTTTTAG
- the LOC107003449 gene encoding alcohol-forming fatty acyl-CoA reductase-like, which produces MELTSVLNFLENRTILVTGATGFLAKIFVEKILRVQPNVKKLYLLLRAADDKSAMQRFNTEVVGKDLFKVLREKCGPNFTTFVSQRTTIVPGDITCENLGVNDTNLLEQMWKEVDIVVNLAATTNFDERYDVALGLNTFGARHVLNFAKKCNKLKVLLHVSTAYVCGEKEGLMLEKPYYMGETLNGTLGLDIEAEKKVMDEKLKQLKAENASEKSITTAMKELGLERARKYGWPNTYVFTKAMGEMLLGKFKEEVPLVINRPTIITSTFKEPFPGWVEGIRTIDSLAVGYGKGRITCFLGNPKTILDVIPADMVVNSMIVAMMAHAEQKGSETIYQIGSSVSNPLNITNLRDYGFNYFRKNPWINKVNGKPIIVGKVNVLSSMDSFQRYMALHYMLPLKGLEIVNAAFCQYFQGKYLELYRKIKFVMRLIDLYGPYLFLKAAFDDLNTEKLRIGAKESGIETEIFYFDPKIINWEDYFMKIHLPGVVRYVFK; this is translated from the exons atGGAGTTGACAAGTGTTctcaattttcttgaaaatagaACCATTCTTGTTACTGGTGCTACTGGCTTCTTGGCAAAGA TTTTTGTGGAGAAGATTTTAAGGGTTCAACCAAATGTGAAGAAGCTTTATCTTCTTTTAAGAGCTGCAGATGACAAGTCAGCCATGCAACGTTTCAATACTGAg GTCGTGGGAAAGGACTTATTCAAAGTTCTAAGAGAAAAATGTGGGCCAAATTTTACTACATTTGTTTCACAAAGGACCACAATTGTACCAGGTGACATAACTTGTGAGAATTTAGGTGTGAATGACACAAATTTGTTGGAACAAATGTGGAAGGAAGTGGATATTGTTGTTAATCTAGCTGCAACTACCAATTTTGATGAAag ATATGATGTGGCATTGGGACTTAATACATTTGGAGCTAGACATGTCCTAAACTTTGCCAAGAAGTGTAATAAATTAAAGGTTCTTCTTCATGTTTCAACTG caTATGTATGTGGTGAAAAGGAAGGGTTGATGTTGGAAAAACCATATTATATGGGTGAAACCCTAAATGGGACATTAGGGTTAGATATTGAAGCTGAAAAAAAAGTGATggatgaaaaattaaaacaactCAAAGCTGAAAATGCTTCTGAAAAATCAATTACAACAGCAATGAAGGAGCTTGGCCTAGAAAG AGCTAGAAAATATGGATGGCCAAATACATATGTATTCACAAAGGCAATGGGAGAAATGCTTTTGggaaaatttaaagaagaagTACCTCTTGTTATTAATCGTCCTACCATCATAACTAGCACTTTTAAAGAGCCTTTTCCTGGTTGGGTGGAAGGTATCAG AACTATTGATAGTTTGGCAGTTGGATATGGTAAAGGAAGAATAACTTGCTTCCTTGGCAATCCTAAAACCATATTAGATGTG ATTCCAGCGGACATGGTGGTGAATTCAATGATAGTAGCCATGATGGCTCATGCTGAGCAAAAGGGGAGTGAGACCATATACCAAATTGGATCCTCAGTTTCAAACCCTTTGAATATCACTAATCTTAGAGATTATGGATTCAATTACTTTAGAAAAAATCCATGGATCAACAAAGTTAATGGAAAACCTATTATTGTTGGCAAGGTTAATGTTTTGAGTAGCATGGATAGTTTTCAAAGATACATGGCCCTTCATTACATGCTTCCTTTAAAG gGATTGGAGATAGTAAATGCAGcattttgtcaatattttcaaggcaaatattTGGAGCTTTAcaggaaaataaaatttgtaatgaGATTAATTGACCTTTATGGTCCTTATTTATTCCTCAAGGCAGC ATTCGACGATTTAAATACGGAAAAATTACGTATTGGAGCAAAAGAGAGTGGTATTGAAACAGAAATTTTCTACTTTGATCCCAAGATTATCAATTGGGAagattatttcatgaaaattcatCTTCCTGGAGTTGTTAGATATGTATTtaagtaa
- the LOC107003293 gene encoding fatty acyl-CoA reductase 1-like has protein sequence MELSKIEQFLEGNTILITGATGFLAKILVEKILRVQPNIKRLFLLLRASDTKSARKRFNVEILQAELFNVLREKIGTNNLNSLVEEKVFPIAGDISIEDFGIENSEMKYEMLKEIDIIIHSAATTRFDERYDIAMNINVLGAFNVLKFAKRCANVKILVHVSTAYVGGEGEGVISEKSFNFDDYYIDIDVERKVIDDKLKELEAQNLTSKEVTMAMRNLGIQRASLNGWPNTYSFTKAMGEMMLGHFKENIQLVILRPTIITSTYKEPFPGWIEGMKTLDTFMLIYGKGISNVFLADPNTNADLIPGDMVVNSILATIVAHGNNKSYQNDFIYNISSSKGNLLKLEDMRLYIFNYFTKNPWIDKHGNIIKVKEMTFLSSMDSFQAYISRYYWPLLKVLQLANVLTWYYLIDGTYTNLKRKIDNAIRLSELYKPYVIFHGRFDDSNTERLRMRMKDCKMDDVLNFDPSCINWEDYFMNIHIPGVVKRLA, from the exons ATGGAATTATCTAAAATTGAACAATTTTTAGAAGGCAACACTATTCTCATTACTGGAGCCACTGGATTCCTTGCAAAAA TTTTAGTGGAGAAGATACTTAGGGTTCAACCGAACATAAAAAGACTATTCCTTCTTCTAAGAGCTTCAGACACCAAATCAGCCCGAAAGCGCTTTAATGTTGAG ATTTTGCAGGCTGAATTGTTTAATGTTCTAAGAGAAAAAATAGGtacaaataacttaaattcttTGGTAGAAGAGAAGGTATTTCCAATTGCTGGTGACATTTCAATTGAGGATTTTGGAATTGAAAATTCAGAGATGAAATATGAGATGttaaaagaaattgatattatCATACACTCAGCTGCAACTACTAGATTTGATGAGAG aTATGATATTGCAATGAATATCAATGTGCTTGGTGCCTTCAATGTCCTCAAGTTTGCTAAAAGATGTGCAAATGTCAAAATTCTTGTTCATGTATCCACTG CTTATGTTGGTGGGGAAGGAGAAGGTGTTATATCagaaaaatcattcaattttGATGATTACTACATAGACATTGATGTGGAGAGGAAAGTGATAGATGACAAACTTAAGGAACTTGAAGCTCAAAATTTGACATCAAAGGAAGTGACAATGGCCATGAGAAACCTAGGCATTCAAAG GGCAAGTTTAAATGGATGGCCAAACACTTATTCCTTCACAAAAGCAATGGGAGAGATGATGTTAGGACACTTCAAAGAGAATATACAACTTGTCATATTACGTCCAACGATTATCACTAGCACTTATAAAGAGCCATTTCCAGGATGGATTGAAGGCATGAA AACATTGGATACctttatgttgatatatggTAAAGGTATATCAAATGTCTTCCTTGCTGACCCAAACACAAATGCTGATCTG ATTCCAGGTGATATGGTAGTGAACTCAATCCTTGCAACAATTGTAGCACAtggaaataataaatcatatcaaAATGACTTCATATATAACATAAGTTCATCTAAAGGAAATCTCTTGAAACTTGAGGATATGAGACTTTACATATTTAATtacttcaccaaaaatccatggattGACAAACATGGAAACATCATCAAAGTGAAGGAGATGACATTTTTAAGCAGCATGGATAGCTTTCAAGCATACATTTCAAGATATTATTGGCCCTTGTTAAAG GTACTACAATTGGCAAATGTATTGACATGGTATTATCTTATTGATGGAACCTAcacaaatttaaaaaggaaGATTGATAATGCCATACGTCTATCTGAACTCTACAAACCTTATGTGATTTTTCATGGAAG ATTTGATGATTCTAACACTGAAAGGTTGAGAATGAGAATGAAAGATTGCAAGATGGATGATGTGCTCAATTTTGATCCAAGTTGCATCAATTGGGAGGATTACTTCATGAATATTCACATCCCTGGGGTTGTGAAGCGATTAGCCTAA